ACCAGTGAAACTGTCCTTGTTACACAAAGTGCCGTCGAAGTCGAATAAGGCTAAGTTTTTAGTTGTTTCGCTTTTTGCATACATGTTTGATAACGTCCATTTACCCGTGTTGCAAACCAGTTGGTGTTGTATTCACGACTCAATTTCGGGCCTGAAATAACCACTTCAGGCATGATGGCATAAAATTGCTTCTTGCCAATCTTGCTTTCATAAAGTTCTGTCACGGCTTTATAGGTTTCAGTGGATTCAAATTTATTTTCTTTTTCGCTCTTTAAGTCGGAGCGAATTTGTCGGGGTGTAATCAGTACATTGTTGGCTGCAAAGACATTGATCAGCTCACGTTCAGACTCACTTTTTTCAGCGCGTGGATTACCATTTTTGTTATACAGCAATAAGTCACCATCTAAACTTAGATCCGCTGCGGTTAAGTCATTGAGCATGCTTTGAAAAGCCGCATTTCGGCTCGAATACATGCCTGAGTTATAGTCTGCGAAACGGTAAATGGATTTATCATATTGCACGGGATACATCATTAGACGATGAATACCATAATATAAACCGCCGTACCGGCTATATAAATCAGTGCGAAGCTCAGCAATATTGCCAGCTTGACGTTTGTGGTCTTTGGCATAGCTGATGTGAACTTGCATAGAGCCTAAGGTGGTAATGGGATTTAACTTTTCACCAATATCTTGACCCACCAGACGTGCAGCACCCGTGAGTGCGCTGACATGATAGTGCTTCGCCATATGCGCAAAAATTTCACGATACAGCTCATCGAGTTGACG
This genomic window from Acinetobacter sp. TGL-Y2 contains:
- a CDS encoding DUF1615 family protein; this translates as MTFMLTACGDGSWWNDDEKKIDADQIKTLIPSRVNDRTAWAKDIDDITEQLGIPQTKENICSIIAVVDQESNFVADPHVPGLGAKAVKEVEDRFDEKFKDKLGDNIGGTVAGYFQEVLRNQPTPENNYLKQMRKVSTERQLDELYREIFAHMAKHYHVSALTGAARLVGQDIGEKLNPITTLGSMQVHISYAKDHKRQAGNIAELRTDLYSRYGGLYYGIHRLMMYPVQYDKSIYRFADYNSGMYSSRNAAFQSMLNDLTAADLSLDGDLLLYNKNGNPRAEKSESERELINVFAANNVLITPRQIRSDLKSEKENKFESTETYKAVTELYESKIGKKQFYAIMPEVVISGPKLSREYNTNWFATRVNGRYQTCMQKAKQLKT